A stretch of the Ensifer sp. PDNC004 genome encodes the following:
- a CDS encoding Lrp/AsnC family transcriptional regulator: MPSDVKENLQPVRKLLRLIQVDSGQSLSDLAEKAGMSQSSAWRRLQELETDGVIRKRVALLDPAKLDLKLCIIAHVTLEDHHDEAIAAFSAVVRERPEIMECYALSGTFDYMLKIRANDVESYDAFMTRYLMRNPHVRTVVSSFVLRELKSTTELPI, from the coding sequence ATGCCGTCCGATGTGAAAGAAAATCTTCAGCCTGTTCGAAAGCTGCTACGGCTGATTCAGGTCGATAGCGGCCAGTCTCTCTCCGATCTCGCCGAAAAAGCCGGCATGTCGCAAAGCTCGGCCTGGCGACGGCTGCAGGAACTGGAGACGGATGGCGTGATCCGCAAGCGCGTCGCGCTGCTCGATCCGGCAAAGCTCGATCTGAAACTCTGCATCATCGCCCATGTGACGCTCGAAGATCACCACGACGAGGCGATTGCCGCCTTTTCCGCCGTCGTGCGCGAGCGGCCGGAGATCATGGAGTGCTACGCTCTATCCGGAACGTTCGACTATATGCTGAAGATCCGCGCCAATGACGTCGAAAGCTACGATGCCTTCATGACGCGCTACCTGATGCGCAATCCGCATGTGCGCACGGTGGTGTCGAGTTTCGTCCTGCGCGAACTCAAGTCGACGACGGAGCTGCCGATTTAA
- a CDS encoding phenylalanine 4-monooxygenase, translating to MTKESSYTAKLPEPDGTYLYTPEEDAIWGELYQRQMTLLADKACHEYLEGAKTLDLGPDHVPQLKDVNRRLAETTGFGVEGVPALIPPSRFYELLSQGKFPLATFIRRREHIDYIEEPDIFHEVFGHCPLLTNQSYANFVRRFGEKAVSLGKGYSWHMFRIFWFTVEFGLINTPKGRRCYGAGIVSSPNETRNAMGTPGVEFRPFDLMTVLRTPYRIDIVQPIYYVIDSFAQLETIIEEDIAARITEAKALGDFAPTYEAKAS from the coding sequence ATGACGAAGGAAAGTAGCTACACGGCCAAACTGCCGGAACCGGACGGCACCTATCTCTACACCCCGGAAGAAGACGCGATCTGGGGCGAGCTCTATCAGCGGCAGATGACGCTGCTCGCCGACAAGGCCTGCCACGAATATCTGGAAGGCGCAAAGACGCTCGATCTCGGCCCTGATCACGTGCCGCAGTTGAAGGACGTGAACCGGCGCCTCGCGGAAACCACCGGCTTCGGCGTCGAAGGTGTACCTGCCCTCATTCCGCCGTCCCGCTTCTACGAACTGCTGTCCCAGGGCAAGTTTCCGCTGGCGACCTTCATTCGCCGCCGCGAGCATATCGATTACATCGAAGAGCCCGACATTTTTCACGAGGTCTTCGGCCACTGCCCGCTGCTCACCAATCAGAGCTACGCCAACTTCGTGCGCCGCTTCGGCGAGAAGGCGGTTTCGCTCGGCAAGGGCTATTCCTGGCATATGTTCCGGATCTTCTGGTTCACCGTCGAGTTCGGCCTGATCAACACGCCGAAGGGCCGCCGCTGCTATGGCGCCGGCATCGTGTCTTCGCCCAACGAGACACGCAATGCGATGGGAACCCCAGGTGTCGAGTTTCGGCCCTTCGACCTGATGACCGTGCTGCGCACGCCCTATCGCATCGATATCGTCCAGCCGATCTACTACGTGATCGACAGTTTCGCCCAGCTCGAGACGATCATCGAGGAAGATATCGCCGCGCGCATCACCGAAGCCAAGGCGCTTGGCGACTTCGCGCCGACCTACGAAGCCAAGGCTTCGTAA
- the speB gene encoding agmatinase — protein sequence MANRTIDHALTARSLTSAASDPTHAGILSFMRRKYSKQLKGVDAVVWGIPFDAATSNRPGARFGPQAIRRASAIFDNDPQYPFDRDLFAEMATVDYGDCLLDYGNHSKTPATIEREAAKIIRSGAYLQTLGGDHFVTYPILKAQAALHGPLALVQFDAHQDTWPDERGRIDHGSFVGRAAREGLIDTDASIQIGIRTHAPEDCGIRILYGYDVEEMGAGDIAETIIRQVGERKAYLTFDIDCLDPAYAPGTGTPVAGGPSSAKILSVLRKLGALTVVGSDVVEVAPAYDHADITAIAGATVAMYMLGLHAEKLAERAPLR from the coding sequence ATGGCGAACAGGACAATCGATCATGCGCTGACGGCGCGCTCACTGACATCGGCGGCGTCCGACCCGACCCATGCCGGCATTCTCTCCTTCATGCGCCGCAAGTATTCGAAGCAGTTGAAGGGCGTCGATGCCGTCGTCTGGGGCATTCCCTTCGACGCCGCCACGTCCAACCGTCCCGGCGCCCGCTTCGGGCCGCAGGCGATCCGCCGCGCCTCGGCCATCTTCGACAACGATCCGCAGTACCCGTTCGACCGCGATCTCTTCGCGGAGATGGCAACGGTCGACTATGGCGACTGCCTGCTCGATTACGGCAACCATTCGAAGACGCCGGCAACGATCGAACGCGAAGCGGCCAAGATCATCAGGAGCGGCGCTTATCTGCAGACGCTCGGCGGCGACCACTTCGTCACCTATCCCATCCTGAAGGCGCAGGCGGCGCTGCACGGCCCCCTCGCCCTCGTCCAGTTCGACGCCCATCAGGATACCTGGCCCGACGAGCGCGGCCGCATCGACCATGGCTCCTTTGTCGGCCGTGCGGCGCGCGAAGGGCTGATCGACACCGACGCCTCGATCCAGATCGGCATCCGTACGCACGCGCCCGAGGATTGCGGCATCCGCATTCTCTATGGCTACGACGTCGAAGAGATGGGCGCCGGCGACATCGCCGAGACGATCATAAGGCAGGTCGGCGAGCGCAAGGCCTATCTCACCTTCGATATCGACTGCCTCGATCCGGCCTATGCGCCCGGCACCGGCACCCCGGTCGCCGGCGGCCCGTCGAGCGCCAAGATCCTGTCCGTCCTGCGCAAGCTCGGCGCGCTGACGGTGGTCGGCAGCGACGTGGTCGAAGTGGCGCCGGCCTACGACCATGCCGACATCACGGCGATCGCCGGCGCGACCGTCGCAATGTATATGCTGGGGCTGCATGCGGAGAAGCTTGCCGAGCGCGCGCCGCTTCGCTGA
- the argC gene encoding N-acetyl-gamma-glutamyl-phosphate reductase yields the protein MKPKIFIDGEHGTTGLQIRTRMAGRSDLELLSIPEAERRNAAMREDLLNDADIAILCLPDDASREAVSMVSGNNKVRIIDTSTAHRIAPDWAYGFAEMDKAQPEKIRSARCVANPGCYPTGAIGVIRPLRQAGILPDGYPVTVNAVSGYTGGGKQMIAQMEDETNADHISAPHFLYGLTLKHKHVPEMKMHGLLDRAPVFAPSVGKFAQGMIVQVPLYLEDLAAGTTLETIHAAIVAHYADQSIVEVVPLQESEKLARIDATELAGKDTMKLFVFGTPGGNHVNLVALLDNLGKGASGAAVQNMDLMLSA from the coding sequence ATGAAACCGAAGATCTTCATCGATGGCGAACACGGCACCACGGGCTTGCAGATCCGCACGCGCATGGCCGGCCGTAGCGATCTCGAACTGCTTTCCATTCCGGAAGCGGAACGACGCAACGCCGCGATGCGCGAAGATCTTCTGAACGACGCCGACATCGCGATCCTCTGCCTGCCGGACGACGCCTCGCGCGAGGCGGTTTCCATGGTCTCGGGCAACAACAAGGTCCGCATTATCGACACCTCGACCGCGCACCGGATTGCGCCCGACTGGGCCTATGGCTTTGCCGAAATGGACAAGGCACAGCCGGAAAAGATCCGCAGCGCCCGTTGCGTCGCCAATCCCGGCTGCTATCCGACCGGCGCGATCGGCGTGATCCGGCCGCTGCGCCAGGCCGGCATCCTGCCCGACGGCTATCCGGTGACGGTCAATGCGGTTTCCGGTTACACCGGCGGCGGCAAGCAGATGATCGCGCAGATGGAAGACGAGACCAATGCCGACCACATCAGCGCACCGCACTTCCTCTACGGCCTGACGCTCAAGCACAAGCACGTGCCCGAGATGAAGATGCACGGCCTGCTCGACCGCGCACCGGTCTTTGCACCCTCCGTCGGCAAGTTTGCACAGGGCATGATCGTCCAGGTGCCGCTCTATCTTGAGGACCTCGCCGCTGGTACGACACTCGAGACGATTCACGCTGCGATCGTCGCGCATTATGCCGACCAGTCGATCGTGGAGGTCGTGCCGCTCCAGGAGAGCGAAAAGCTCGCCCGCATCGACGCCACCGAGCTTGCCGGCAAGGACACGATGAAGCTCTTCGTCTTCGGCACCCCTGGCGGCAACCATGTGAACCTCGTTGCCCTGCTCGACAATCTCGGCAAGGGCGCTTCGGGCGCGGCGGTCCAGAACATGGACCTGATGCTGTCGGCCTGA
- a CDS encoding COX15/CtaA family protein, whose product MAGVEMATEQMLRNEIGRTDRNRRQIRGWLAAVLFTLFALVLVGGATRLTESGLSITEWKPIHGVIPPLTVAEWEEEFQLYQRIPQYQQMNSGMTVDEFKTIFWWEWAHRLLARTIGLIFALPLAYFWFTGKVERKLRMPLLGILALGGFQGFIGWWMVSSGLVERTEVSQYRLATHLVIACLIFAACMWIFRGLSRHSNEAAPTDRSRKMAMIIAIFSLFQIYLGALVAGLDAGFSYNTWPLMDGAIIPQDLFLQQPWWINLFENPKTVQFVHRIGAYVLFAFALMHMIASLRAAPETTHARRAVLLFLLVSAQAAIGITTLVLQVPIGWGVAHQGGALVVLGFAIAHWRGFYGEYPRPTTIELRD is encoded by the coding sequence ATGGCCGGCGTCGAAATGGCGACTGAACAAATGCTTCGAAACGAGATCGGCAGGACCGACCGCAACCGCCGGCAGATCCGCGGCTGGCTGGCGGCCGTGCTCTTCACTCTCTTTGCCCTGGTACTCGTCGGCGGCGCGACGCGTCTTACCGAATCGGGCCTCTCCATCACCGAATGGAAGCCGATCCATGGCGTGATCCCGCCGCTGACGGTGGCCGAGTGGGAAGAGGAGTTCCAGCTCTACCAGCGCATTCCGCAGTATCAGCAGATGAACAGCGGCATGACGGTCGACGAGTTCAAGACGATCTTCTGGTGGGAATGGGCACACCGCCTGCTCGCGCGTACGATCGGCCTGATCTTCGCGCTGCCGCTTGCCTATTTCTGGTTCACCGGAAAGGTTGAGCGCAAGCTGCGCATGCCGCTGCTCGGGATCCTTGCGCTTGGCGGTTTTCAAGGTTTCATCGGCTGGTGGATGGTATCCTCGGGCCTGGTGGAGCGCACGGAAGTGAGCCAGTACCGGCTGGCGACGCATCTCGTCATCGCCTGTCTTATCTTTGCCGCCTGCATGTGGATCTTCCGTGGGCTCAGTCGGCATTCGAATGAAGCGGCACCCACCGACCGCTCGCGCAAGATGGCCATGATCATCGCCATCTTCAGTCTTTTCCAGATCTATCTCGGAGCGCTGGTTGCTGGGCTCGACGCCGGCTTCAGCTACAACACCTGGCCGCTGATGGATGGCGCAATCATCCCGCAGGACCTGTTCCTGCAGCAGCCCTGGTGGATCAACCTGTTCGAAAACCCGAAGACGGTGCAGTTCGTCCATCGCATCGGCGCCTACGTACTCTTTGCCTTTGCGCTGATGCACATGATCGCCTCGCTGCGGGCAGCACCCGAGACCACCCATGCGCGCCGTGCGGTGCTCCTGTTCCTGCTCGTCTCGGCACAGGCGGCGATCGGTATCACCACGCTGGTGCTGCAGGTGCCGATCGGCTGGGGTGTGGCGCACCAGGGCGGCGCGCTCGTTGTGCTTGGCTTTGCCATCGCCCACTGGCGCGGTTTCTACGGTGAGTATCCGCGCCCGACGACGATCGAACTGCGCGACTGA
- a CDS encoding DUF2842 domain-containing protein, translated as MPVRLRKLIGTILIIILVVVYALAAVTFASLLLGAAPWYVHLAYFFFTGLLWILPAMLIIKWMEKPARDR; from the coding sequence ATGCCCGTACGCCTCAGAAAGCTGATCGGCACGATCCTGATCATCATCCTCGTCGTCGTCTATGCGCTTGCCGCCGTTACCTTCGCCTCGCTGCTGCTCGGCGCCGCTCCCTGGTACGTGCACCTGGCCTATTTCTTCTTCACCGGCCTGCTCTGGATCTTGCCGGCCATGCTGATCATCAAATGGATGGAAAAGCCCGCTCGGGATCGTTGA
- a CDS encoding metallophosphoesterase: MRLAVIADIHGNDLALEAVLADIDAQGITDIVNLGDHLSGPLNAARTADILMERAIPSIRGNHDRYLLTVDPRDMGLSDRAAFDELKPEHREWLATLPVAHVHRQTFFLCHATPTDDETYWLEALTAHGTVHRAARSAIEAEAVGIDYPVILCGHTHIPRVIRLSDGRLVVNPGSVGCPGYTDSRPVAHKVEAGSPHARYAIVEQSGTEWDVTFRSVTYDWTAMSQLAARRNRLEWASVLATGFIA; this comes from the coding sequence ATGCGACTTGCAGTCATCGCGGACATCCACGGCAACGATCTTGCGCTCGAAGCGGTGCTCGCCGACATCGATGCACAAGGGATCACCGATATCGTCAATCTTGGCGATCATCTGAGCGGTCCCCTCAACGCCGCGCGCACGGCCGACATCCTGATGGAACGGGCGATCCCCTCGATCCGCGGCAATCACGACCGTTACCTGTTGACGGTCGATCCGCGCGACATGGGGCTCTCCGATCGCGCGGCGTTCGATGAATTGAAGCCGGAGCACCGCGAGTGGTTGGCCACCCTGCCCGTCGCACACGTCCACAGGCAAACGTTCTTCCTCTGCCATGCGACCCCGACCGACGATGAGACCTACTGGCTCGAAGCCCTGACGGCGCACGGTACGGTTCATAGGGCCGCGCGTTCGGCCATCGAGGCCGAAGCTGTCGGGATCGACTATCCGGTAATCCTGTGCGGCCACACCCACATTCCTCGCGTCATCCGCCTCTCCGACGGACGCCTGGTCGTCAACCCCGGCAGCGTCGGCTGCCCCGGCTACACCGACAGCCGGCCGGTGGCCCACAAGGTCGAGGCCGGATCCCCGCACGCGCGCTACGCCATCGTCGAGCAGTCGGGGACGGAATGGGACGTGACGTTTCGCAGCGTGACCTACGATTGGACCGCGATGTCGCAACTTGCGGCCCGCCGTAACCGCCTGGAATGGGCCAGCGTGTTGGCAACGGGCTTCATCGCGTGA
- a CDS encoding GNAT family N-acetyltransferase: MTNSELTMDGSGDRRVHASLRADPTDAVGRFEISLHRDMETLETEWRMLDTLPANSLHHAYHWCRAWAATHASDLALLRITFDGELLLILPLEVVRGRVFRTARLIGTEHSNLNTGLFVRDAAATITTPALAEALARAICDALRGLADIVMLDRLPNDWRGDPSPLALFSGVTNPNPSFQLPLLGGIQPTLAQLNAKRRRKKMRISERRLAEMGGYDYVVARTSDEAQALLDTFFRQKAKRFATLGFPDVFQDPETQAFFHALAARVDDEVQLMELNAIRLRGENDGRIVAVAGLSRKADHVICQFGSIDEALAGDASPGELLFYRMIERLSGEGVRLFDFGVGDQPYKRSWCTIETPLRDIVLPVTLAGRLAGVRHYLVVRAKRAIKANKAVYARIQRTRRRRQGKTFDNSAD, translated from the coding sequence ATGACGAACTCGGAACTCACCATGGATGGCTCCGGCGACCGCCGCGTGCATGCGTCCTTGCGTGCAGATCCGACCGATGCTGTCGGCCGCTTCGAAATCTCGCTTCACCGCGACATGGAGACACTCGAAACCGAGTGGCGCATGCTCGACACCCTTCCCGCGAACTCGCTGCACCATGCCTATCATTGGTGCCGCGCCTGGGCTGCGACCCACGCCAGCGACCTGGCTCTCCTACGGATTACGTTCGATGGCGAACTCCTGCTTATCCTGCCGCTGGAAGTGGTGCGCGGACGCGTGTTTCGAACGGCGAGACTGATCGGAACCGAGCACAGCAACCTGAACACCGGGCTGTTTGTCCGCGACGCCGCGGCCACCATCACCACGCCCGCGCTCGCCGAGGCGCTTGCCCGCGCCATCTGCGACGCACTGCGCGGCCTTGCCGACATCGTCATGCTCGATCGTCTGCCGAACGACTGGCGCGGCGACCCCAGCCCCCTCGCCCTGTTTTCGGGCGTTACCAATCCCAACCCGTCGTTCCAGCTTCCCCTTCTCGGTGGCATTCAGCCCACACTGGCCCAGCTCAACGCCAAGCGGCGGCGCAAGAAGATGCGCATTTCCGAACGGCGGCTGGCTGAAATGGGCGGCTACGACTATGTGGTCGCCCGCACGAGCGACGAGGCCCAAGCCCTGCTCGACACCTTCTTTCGGCAAAAGGCGAAGCGCTTTGCCACGCTCGGCTTTCCCGATGTCTTCCAGGATCCGGAAACGCAGGCGTTTTTCCATGCGCTCGCCGCCCGCGTGGACGATGAGGTTCAGCTCATGGAACTCAATGCCATTCGCCTGCGAGGCGAAAATGACGGCCGGATCGTCGCCGTCGCCGGACTCTCGCGCAAGGCGGATCACGTGATCTGCCAGTTCGGGTCGATCGACGAAGCGCTGGCCGGCGACGCCAGCCCGGGTGAATTGCTGTTCTACCGCATGATCGAGCGCCTTTCGGGCGAAGGCGTGCGACTGTTCGACTTCGGCGTGGGCGACCAGCCCTACAAGCGCTCCTGGTGCACAATCGAGACGCCGTTGCGCGATATCGTGCTGCCGGTGACGCTCGCTGGCCGGCTCGCAGGCGTGCGGCACTACCTCGTCGTGAGGGCAAAAAGGGCGATCAAGGCGAACAAGGCCGTCTATGCCCGCATCCAGCGCACGCGACGACGCAGGCAAGGCAAGACCTTCGACAACAGCGCCGACTGA
- a CDS encoding exopolysaccharide transport family protein: MSGSGSAQQDVDIDLGGLFRAVWDRRVKVLLATVAVAALAFGAAKMIAPDYQSETRVLIESREPEFSGPNQASQAGADRVFDESGILSQVQVLKSADLIKQVARNMKLYELKEFDPSSAPSALSDLLVMLGLKKNPLEMPPEERVLKEFSDKLQVYQVEKSRVIAIAFTSKDRQLAAAVPNEMAKVFLALQSGAKLDTNSEATRWLEPEIANLREKVRDAEAKVAAYRASSDLLPTGESTNFATRQLTDISSELARVRGERANAEARAAGVRSALASGRAPDTIADVVGSQMIQRLKETEANLQAQVADLSTTLLDGHPRLKALKSQLEGIRGQISTETRKILTSLENEAKVGELREQQLGQQLNALKAQSAQAGEEEVGLRALEREATAQRQLLETYLARYREATSRTVENATPADARVISSAVVPTGASFPKVLPITIVAALATFLLTCIGIMLGELFSGRALRPVSATGERAPVRPRPALAASVADLPPAQMAEASPVISSAADDAVDLLPAAELSPAPGTEEEAAEADFSIEAVAEHLRATNVRVAISVSPGGDEGSTATVMLARLLAEEELKVVLIDLTGSACPTRLMARSQQLPGITNLLAGEVPFTDTIHADRFSDAHIIPQGDADPRQAMRGIDRLKMIIDALTNAYDLVLLECGPADEMAVEKIAGRDGAEIILSAPSVSDERIVEVLTGFGAAGYRDIVLMTGQVQSDPEYPDRDAA; encoded by the coding sequence ATGTCGGGAAGCGGCAGCGCACAGCAGGATGTGGATATCGACCTCGGCGGCCTGTTTCGCGCCGTCTGGGATCGGCGCGTCAAGGTTTTGCTCGCCACCGTCGCTGTGGCGGCGCTTGCTTTCGGTGCAGCAAAGATGATCGCGCCGGATTACCAGAGCGAAACCCGCGTGCTGATCGAATCGCGCGAGCCGGAGTTCAGCGGCCCCAACCAGGCTTCCCAGGCGGGAGCCGACCGCGTCTTCGATGAATCCGGCATTCTCAGCCAGGTGCAGGTGCTCAAGTCGGCCGACCTCATCAAGCAGGTCGCTCGCAACATGAAGCTTTACGAGCTCAAGGAGTTCGATCCGTCGTCGGCGCCCTCTGCGCTTTCCGATCTTCTCGTCATGCTCGGCCTGAAGAAGAACCCGCTTGAGATGCCGCCCGAGGAGAGGGTGCTCAAGGAATTCTCCGACAAGCTCCAGGTCTACCAGGTGGAGAAGTCGCGCGTGATCGCGATCGCCTTCACCTCGAAGGATCGCCAGCTTGCGGCCGCCGTGCCCAATGAGATGGCGAAGGTCTTCCTGGCGCTCCAGAGCGGCGCAAAGCTCGATACCAATTCCGAGGCGACACGCTGGCTCGAACCCGAGATCGCCAATCTGCGCGAGAAGGTGCGCGACGCCGAAGCGAAGGTTGCGGCCTATCGCGCCTCGTCCGATCTGCTGCCGACCGGTGAAAGCACCAACTTCGCGACACGGCAGCTTACGGATATCTCGTCGGAACTGGCGCGGGTGCGCGGCGAGCGCGCCAATGCGGAAGCGCGTGCCGCCGGCGTACGCTCGGCGCTGGCAAGCGGCCGCGCGCCGGACACCATTGCCGATGTCGTCGGTTCGCAGATGATCCAGCGGCTGAAGGAGACGGAAGCGAACCTGCAGGCGCAGGTGGCGGACCTCTCGACCACCCTGCTTGACGGTCACCCGCGTCTGAAGGCGCTGAAGTCGCAGCTCGAAGGTATTCGCGGCCAGATCAGCACCGAGACCCGCAAGATCCTGACGAGCCTCGAAAACGAGGCGAAGGTCGGCGAACTGCGCGAACAGCAGCTCGGGCAGCAGTTGAATGCGCTGAAGGCACAGTCGGCGCAGGCCGGCGAAGAAGAGGTGGGGCTGCGCGCGCTCGAGCGCGAAGCGACCGCGCAGCGGCAATTGCTGGAGACCTATCTCGCGCGCTATCGCGAGGCGACATCGCGCACCGTGGAGAATGCGACGCCGGCCGATGCACGCGTCATTTCGAGTGCCGTGGTTCCGACCGGCGCGAGCTTCCCGAAGGTACTGCCGATCACCATCGTTGCAGCGCTTGCAACGTTCCTCCTGACCTGCATTGGCATCATGCTCGGCGAGCTTTTCAGCGGGCGAGCCTTGCGGCCGGTCTCTGCTACGGGCGAACGGGCACCGGTCCGGCCCCGTCCGGCGCTTGCCGCAAGCGTTGCCGATTTGCCGCCGGCCCAGATGGCTGAGGCATCGCCCGTCATTTCGTCCGCAGCCGATGACGCAGTCGACTTGCTGCCTGCGGCGGAGCTTTCGCCTGCCCCGGGCACGGAGGAGGAGGCCGCCGAGGCGGATTTCTCGATCGAAGCCGTCGCCGAGCATCTGCGTGCCACCAATGTGCGCGTTGCGATTTCGGTTTCGCCCGGCGGAGACGAGGGCTCCACCGCGACCGTGATGCTCGCCCGGTTGCTCGCCGAAGAAGAATTGAAAGTCGTGCTGATCGACCTGACGGGCTCTGCCTGCCCGACACGGCTGATGGCGCGCTCGCAGCAGCTCCCGGGGATCACCAATCTCCTGGCGGGGGAGGTTCCCTTCACGGACACGATCCACGCCGACCGCTTTTCCGACGCGCACATCATCCCACAGGGCGACGCCGATCCGCGCCAAGCGATGCGTGGCATCGACAGGCTGAAGATGATCATCGACGCGTTGACCAACGCCTATGATCTCGTCTTGCTCGAATGCGGCCCTGCCGATGAAATGGCCGTGGAGAAGATCGCCGGTCGTGATGGCGCCGAAATCATCCTGTCGGCGCCATCGGTGAGCGACGAGCGGATCGTCGAGGTACTGACGGGCTTCGGCGCGGCGGGCTACCGCGACATCGTGCTGATGACCGGCCAGGTGCAATCGGACCCCGAATACCCGGATCGCGACGCCGCGTAA
- a CDS encoding polysaccharide biosynthesis/export family protein has product MSTAAIKTGLAITAAALSMLLGGCTSYQPAPKAFSEATIQPYRLDSGDRLRINVFEQAGLSGTYTVDQAGYVAFPLIGTVASRGRTLPELEGMIAAKLKQGYLRDPDVTIEVDRYRSVFIMGEVGQAGQYAYVPGMTVQNAIAVAGGFSPRANQSNADITRKINGRIITGRVPITDAVLAGDTIYVRERLF; this is encoded by the coding sequence ATGTCCACTGCAGCTATCAAGACGGGTCTCGCGATCACGGCGGCAGCGCTGTCGATGTTGCTCGGCGGCTGCACGAGCTACCAGCCCGCACCCAAAGCCTTCAGCGAAGCCACGATCCAGCCCTATCGGCTCGACAGCGGCGACCGCTTGCGCATCAACGTTTTCGAACAAGCCGGCCTCAGCGGTACCTACACGGTCGATCAGGCCGGCTACGTCGCCTTCCCCCTGATCGGCACCGTCGCCTCGCGCGGCAGGACCCTGCCCGAACTCGAAGGCATGATCGCCGCCAAGCTGAAGCAAGGCTATCTGCGCGATCCAGACGTCACGATCGAGGTCGATCGCTACCGGTCCGTCTTCATCATGGGCGAAGTCGGCCAGGCCGGCCAGTATGCCTATGTTCCGGGGATGACCGTGCAGAACGCGATCGCGGTTGCCGGCGGCTTCTCGCCGCGCGCCAACCAGTCGAACGCCGACATCACACGCAAGATCAATGGCCGCATCATCACCGGCCGGGTCCCGATCACCGACGCTGTTCTTGCCGGCGACACGATCTATGTTCGCGAACGCCTGTTCTGA